One genomic segment of Sebastes fasciatus isolate fSebFas1 chromosome 17, fSebFas1.pri, whole genome shotgun sequence includes these proteins:
- the hivep1 gene encoding zinc finger protein 40 isoform X2, protein MPRTKQNHPKNLKDKIEEAQKELKDPKGSQKGISESSRRNADNIKGLKRKKVVAENRLEKIPKSPVKKPLQLKTPETALRGASSKETTPSSSCCSSSNSPSHNPSASPGGKRDPQYAQPVAASPHKGSPSTDAERLKQEETSSRPPSVEPPDGEEGSLIQVSQPKDSQSRDPSFEGDPFQSSAPLDVLLKAMEPDFSTLAERNNSLQVTAIGKQASTLNAQPSGELTMPAVNVGLQNQPSHMQTYYIDKQGNFIGIAASLQGNVQTSTQGTPMQSSPLATPHFMPVASNPEKPSLHMSFNTGPSAITHAPVPSGPNALPQSQPPVVHTCQSLSASVPSTIQVPVTPGSNQVQMTTVMNFGADQVSKDQKPKKPGKYVCEYCSRACAKPSVLLKHIRSHTGERPYPCVTCGFSFKTKSNLYKHKKSHAHAIKLGLIARSESGGGSLSQESDKALGIHSEAEDSGDSDEDGSTADLDPDSSQSSVAALSENSLQSVGTTQASHGEADCSAVFESIKPAPGQRAHEPKVTAALPKVVVYPVNVSPLRADSPRVTCAAPEQAAAQRQREFQTANMRSGITVLSSLKEVDGTNPSLDAVSEDEDQQCKSPLLGGHAQLQRQQATDFSQQQQMKCLLSPRSLGSTDSGYFSRSESADQAMSPPSPFFKITPPVDIDIAKNTLPNVPPVVATVMHVATEQKPRAAEGQMRPPLEAKALSLEERISKLISDNEAVVDNKQLDSVKPRRTSLSRRGSIDSPKSYIFKDSFQFDLKPMGRRSSSSSDIPKSPFTPTDKSKPVFLLSVPSQYPPMDCLPITRSNSMPTTPGHSALPLNVAPLPHPLRICQSFDDKISSFNDDVFSSAPSTPNPAIHSRTLVRQAAVEDISTSEGHGLPTVRSMDEGYHGQCSSAEVMQRSRSFEDRNRKPQQNKGSMYECGTCRNRYRKLENFETHKKFYCSELHGPKNKPITVKETDQDVFHVNVMQPIVPRSTTGSGILDQQTSIRKRRKMKSVGDEDDQSPTDTIPPCSVSFELPTALASRAFSQHAVIVDIQPKNNQSKLPQIQLVARGINPSDSRLSPIRETQISASPKGELQRQGSGTSVIRHTNSLSRPNSFETESIDRASPVDILEKDPLNKLKTDVISNVSADSYHEKMSMPKNPDYGNQRKEQCTDGAVAAIGENSTPVHQSRLVRQNNIQVPEILVTEEPDREHETQTTEPADKPADQFNWPQRSESLSKLPAEKLPPKKKRIRLAQMDHSSGESSLESSLSRSLSRESSLSRCSSVSASFDRDEPSRSESPSRGECVSKVPEPQGLPTAFNTLGVPGMMRRAASEQITCTQPSVEISCDYRSKSFDCGNVSPSRSLSPAGQPKSGQVSQVPLIERRRGPLVRQMSLKISPESQQPVRKAVIPLDKPPITNVSSLTQNRPQQIHIANRRPMAQPFILHTGEAPLQTNEQMVQSIHLGSSTQQPQVHGLPHPWHQTSRVQICQKMHEPLSQILVCRENVQNKPADSEERKCFVPKYQLQCPALRASQTFSFSSTQGTQIALPVLTIPIANSILSISKSSDVLQNVYVGQTNQKASEIKTQTVVLSGEHQRDSFDLAQTGAIPLPQILITHEQMHPGPNVSNKNSLSSAHSLESDTHAHTKKDRTPTHTVSTHNHTGEHAASLGSLHCTQKLASVTLCPQQEPTASSKRMLSPANSLDIYMEKHQKRAKDEHGVACLTDGRSVNYLNSKMSEVTRQRKLTLVRQVCTTEPVDSPIETEAPPLPQVKTDGEKDSQATDDVKPMSPDSAGLNKGTNTVIHEEACPALNTTPGSQGTCMPANNTLKPQEKAEDQRWTPAKSPIRPSSFHGGQVKLTTSVSVVNTKDSHRLSFPSLKTTTTFTWCFLMKRKPLHVPQTDLKTSAYAVWTVSPNNHNLLGLPTKVVMSLFDSKQTSKKIHYTSAIKTSGKSDILSYSSKLKDVMPRLPITQKSISVESRSKVLPESQASHESDKEVASKTEPRRVKIFDGGYKSNEEYIYVRGRGRGKYICEECGIRCKKPSMLRKHIRTHSDVRPYHCVHCNFSFKTKGNLTKHMKSKAHSKKCTEMGVPAGLIEDQDAEDSGDRSQVSSADRQDSDGDDSDGPDDEENDDNEEEEEDSQAESGLSTNPSVSASPQHIPTKEAEVPPSALLAQMSISSVSLALSQPPAPESHTSDSESVPMMSPVSLSKQISISGSCYISMPLPYSPPPVAIMSDSYTSDTESVHMMSPVSPCRQMSIDYPDFDVPPSPPVPSKGSKLGQDSSSAPPAVATSESGIPVDRSTQTSFYASQGLMHFPPQGLSHTPGTETQTHLFSHLPLHSQQPSRSSYSMVPIGGIQFVPAGLAAYSTFVPIQAGPMQLTIPAMSVIHRNTSPLTAPNTPPHPEGLHTQPLVVQEPISSVMPCFPLGQVAGLQAQTLQPLGLETLNLMGLTNTGLGSTQLLPQQGLTLNATLGLQVLAANPTSQSSTGPQTHIPGLQILNISLPAIIPSLSPLSALSPLPGLSERQASPEAPGAHPPHSEHWLSSVWSSMSTSPPAPFKVSSCTDVTSGSRASPGGGGGGSSRAALTQTVQRPERDKSPQQRHRSPAPQRRADSAKESPAEGAGDPAPPRPPSVTSWQKVTDDYNEVSSDDEDRLVIAT, encoded by the exons ATAAAATCGAAGAGGCACAGAAAGAGCTCAAAGACCCCAAAGGCTCACAGAAAG GGATATCTGAAAGCAGTCGGAGAAATGCAGACAACATAAAAGGCCTGAAGAGGAAAAAGGTTGTCGCAGAGAATCGGCTGGAGAAAATCCCCAAATCTCCGGTGAAGAAGCCCCTTCAGTTGAAAACACCTGAAACTGCGCTCCGCGGAGCGTCGTCCAAGGAAACtacaccttcttcttcttgctgctcctcctccaacAGCCCTTCCCACAATCCTTCAGCATCACCTGGTGGGAAAAGAGACCCGCAATATGCCCAACCAGTTGCAGCATCCCCTCACAAGGGGTCACCTTCCACCGACGCTGaaaggctgaagcaggaagaaaCGTCTTCTAGGCCGCCGTCAGTTGAGCCCCCTGATGGTGAGGAGGGCTCGTTGATTCAAGTGTCTCAGCCCAAAGACAGTCAGAGCAGAGACCCCAGCTTTGAAGGAGATCCTTTCCAGAGCAGCGCTCCACTTGATGTTCTACTTAAGGCCATGGAGCCTGACTTTAGTACACTGGCTGAGAGGAATAACTCCTTGCAGGTCACCGCCATTGGAAAACAAGCTTCCACCCTTAACGCTCAACCTAGTGGTGAATTAACAATGCCCGCTGTCAATGTTGGTCTCCAGAACCAACCCTCCCATATGCAGACTTATTATATCGACAAGCAAGGCAACTTCATTGGCATTGCAGCATCGTTACAGGGAAATGTGCAGACATCTACACAGGGTACCCCCATGCAGTCCTCTCCGCTTGCTACACCACACTTTATGCCTGTTGCTTCAAATCCAGAAAAGCCCAGCTTGCACATGAGCTTTAATACTGGACCATCAGCTATAACCCACGCACCCGTTCCCTCAGGCCCCAACGCTTTGCCACAAAGCCAACCGCCAGTCGTGCACACATGCCAGTCCCTCTCTGCAAGTGTTCCCAGCACCATTCAGGTCCCGGTCACACCCGGCAGCAACCAAGTTCAGATGACCACCGTAATGAATTTTGGCGCTGATCAGGTTTCCAAGGACCAAAAGCCCAAGAAGCCCGGAAAGTACGTTTGTGAATACTGCAGTAGGGCGTGTGCAAAACCCAGCGTGCTGCTCAAACACATCAGGTCTCACACAGGAGAAAGACCATACCCCTGTGTTACTTGTGGCTTCTCGTTCAAAACCAAGAGCAACTTGTACAAGCATAAGAAATCGCACGCTCATGCTATAAAACTGGGTCTCATTGCGCGCTCTGAATCCGGAGGCGGCTCACTCTCTCAAGAATCTGACAAAGCCCTAGGGATACATTCAGAGGCGGAGGACAGTGGGGACAGTGACGAGGATGGTAGCACCGCAGACTTGGACCCCGACTCGTCGCAGAGCAGCGTGGCAGCTTTGTCCGAAAACAGTTTACAGAGTGTAGGTACGACCCAAGCAAGCCACGGGGAGGCGGACTGCTCAGCTGTGTTTGAGTCAATCAAACCAGCCCCAGGTCAGAGGGCGCATGAGCCCAAAGTGACAGCTGCGCTTCCAAAAGTTGTTGTATACCCAGTTAACGTCTCCCCTCTGAGAGCTGATAGCCCGAGAGTCACGTGTGCGGCACCGGAGCAAGCGGCCGCGCAACGGCAACGAGAGTTCCAGACCGCCAATATGAGATCAGGCATCACGGTCTTGTCGTCTCTTAAAGAGGTGGATGGTACAAATCCTTCACTAGATGCTGTGAGTGAAGATGAAGACCAACAGTGCAAGTCTCCACTGTTGGGTGGACACGCTCAGCTTCAGAGGCAACAAGCAACAGACTTTTCCCAACAGCAGCAGATGAAGTGTCTACTAAGCCCTCGCAGTTTGGGAAGCACAGATTCTGGCTACTTCTCACGCTCTGAAAGTGCTGACCAGGCGATGAGTCCACCCAGCCCATTTTTTAAGATAACTCCACCAGTGGACATTGACATTGCCAAGAATACCCTTCCCAATGTCCCTCCTGTGGTTGCCACAGTAATGCATGTAGCAACTGAGCAAAAGCCACGAGCCGCAGAAGGACAGATGCGTCCGCCGTTAGAAGCCAAAGCACTCTCTCTGGAGGAACGGATTTCAAAGTTGATATCTGATAATGAGGCAGTAGTTGACAACAAGCAGCTGGACAGTGTAAAGCCCAGGAGGACATCTCTCTCACGGAGAGGTAGCATAGACTCCCCTAAATCATACATATTTAAAGACTCTTTTCAGTTTGATCTTAAACCAATGGGAAGAAGGTCAAGTTCCAGCTCAGACATCCCCAAGTCCCCATTCACTCCTACAGATAAATCAAAGCCAGTATTTCTTCTCTCTGTACCTTCTCAATACCCACCAATGGATTGTTTGCCAATAACAAGAAGTAACTCTATGCCTACTACACCAGGACACTCTGCTCTTCCCCTTAACGTTGCCCCCCTCCCCCACCCTCTGCGAATTTGCCAGTCATTTGATGACAAAATTAGTTCGTTTAATGATGATGTATTTTCATCAGCCCCATCAACCCCAAATCCAGCAATACATTCTCGTACCTTAGTCAGACAGGCAGCAGTGGAGGACATTTCTACAAGTGAGGGGCACGGCCTCCCTACTGTTCGCTCCATGGACGAGGGCTATCACGGTCAATGCAGTTCCGCAGAGGTGATGCAAAGAAGCAGATCTTTTgaggacagaaacagaaagcCTCAGCAGAACAAAGGCTCAATGTACGAGTGTGGAACGTGTCGCAATCGGTACAGAAAGTTAGAGAATTTTGAAACTCACAAGAAATTCTATTGCTCTGAGCTTCACGGTCCAAAAAACAAGCCAATCACAGTTAAAGAAACTGATCAAGATGTTTTTCACGTTAACGTAATGCAGCCCATAGTCCCTAGATCCACTACTGGCTCTGGAATACTTGATCAACAGACATCAATTaggaagagaaggaaaatgAAAAGTGTCGGAGATGAAGATGATCAATCTCCTACTGACACCATCCCACCTTGTTCAGTTAGTTTTGAGCTCCCAACAGCTCTTGCAAGTCGGGCTTTTTCTCAGCATGCTGTTATTGTAGACATACAGCCCAAAAACAACCAGTCAAAGCTACCTCAGATTCAGCTCGTAGCAAGAGGTATTAACCCTTCAGATTCCAGACTATCACCAATACGAGAGACCCAGATCAGCGCCTCTCCTAAAGGAGAATTGCAAAGGCAAGGCAGTGGTACTTCAGTCATTAGACACACCAACTCCCTCAGTAGACCTAACTCATTTGAGACAGAATCTATTGACAGGGCCTCTCCTGTTGATATTTTGGAGAAGGATCCCCTCAACAAACTCAAAACAGATGTAATATCAAATGTGTCAGCTGACAGCTACcatgaaaaaatgtccatgccCAAGAATCCAGACTATGGAAATCAAAGGAAAGAACAATGCACCGATGGCGCAGTAGCAGCAATTGGCGAAAACTCTACTCCTGTCCATCAGTCTCGTCTTGTTCGTCAAAATAACATCCAAGTTCCTGAGATTCTGGTCACAGAGGAGCCCGACAGAGAACATGAAACGCAAACCACTGAGCCAGCAGATAAGCCTGCAGATCAGTTCAACTGGCCTCAGAGAAGTGAGAGTTTGTCAAAGTTACCAGCAGAGAAACTTCcgccaaaaaagaaaagaattcGTCTCGCTCAAATGGACCACTCCTCGGGTGAATCCAGTCTCGAGTCCAGCCTCTCGCGAAGCCTCAGCAGGGAGAGTAGTCTTTCCCGTTGTTCCAGCGTCTCAGCCTCTTTTGACAGAGATGAGCCATCCAGGTCAGAGAGTCCTTCAAGAGGGGAGTGCGTCAGCAAAGTTCCAGAGCCTCAAGGCTTGCCAACAGCCTTCAACACCCTCGGTGTGCCTGGAATGATGAGGCGTGCCGCATCCGAACAGATCACTTGTACTCAACCCTCTGTGGAGATTTCATGTGACTACCGTAGCAAGTCCTTTGACTGTGGCAATGTGTCTCCCAGCAGATCTCTGTCACCTGCTGGCCAGCCAAAAAGTGGACAAGTCTCCCAGGTGCCACTTATTGAAAGGAGGCGGGGGCCATTAGTTCGCCAAATGTCTTTAAAGATTAGCCCCGAGAGTCAGCAACCCGTTCGCAAAGCTGTCATACCTCTAGATAAACCTCCCATTACAAATGTTAGCTCTTTAACTCAGAATAGACCCCAGCAGATTCACATTGCCAATAGGCGCCCCATGGCTCAGCCTTTTATCCTGCATACTGGAGAAGCACCCTTGCAAACGAACGAGCAAATGGTGCAAAGCATTCATTTGGGTAGCTCAACTCAGCAGCCTCAAGTCCATGGCCTTCCACACCCTTGGCATCAAACATCAAGGGTTCAAATATGCCAAAAGATGCACGAACCACTGAGCCAGATCTTAGTTTGCCGCGAGAACGTCCAAAACAAGCCAGCCGACTCTGAAGAAAGGAAGTGTTTTGTGCCCAAATACCAATTGCAGTGTCCCGCTCTGAGAGCAAGCCAAACGTTTTCATTCTCCAGCACACAGGGAACTCAGATAGCCTTGCCAGTTTTAACAATACCTATTGCCAATTCAATTTTGAGCATTTCAAAATCGTCAGATGTGCTCCAAAATGTATATGTTGGTCAAACCAATCAAAAGGCCTCTGAGATTAAGACACAGACTGTTGTTTTGTCAGGTGAACATCAAAGGGATTCATTTGATCTGGCCCAAACAGGTGCTATACCATTGCCGCAGATCCTCATAACTCATGAGCAGATGCACCCAGGTCCCAACGTGTCCAATAAAAATAGCCTCTCGTCCGCTCACAGTTTAGAGAGTGATACTCACGCTCACACCAAGAAGGATAGGACTCCAACTCACACAGTTAGCACTCATAACCACACTGGGGAACACGCAGCTTCTCTTGGGTCTTTACATTGCACACAGAAACTGGCATCAGTGACTCTATGCCCGCAGCAGGAACCCACTGCCTCAAGTAAACGAATGCTCTCACCTGCCAACAGCTTGGACATCTACATGGAAAAGCACCAAAAGCGGGCTAAGGACGAGCACGGTGTGGCCTGTCTAACTGACGGCAGGTCCGTCAATTATCTTAATTCCAAGATGTCAGAGGTCACTCGACAGCGGAAGCTAACACTTGTCAGGCAGGTTTGCACAACTGAACCGGTGGACAGTCCCATTGAAACTGAGGCCCCGCCTCTGCCGCAGGTTAAAACAGACGGGGAGAAGGACTCGCAGGCTACTGATGATGTTAAGCCTATGTCACCCGACAGTGCTGGGCTTAATAAAGGCACAAACACTGTTATTCATGAGGAGGCATGCCCTGCCCTTAATACTACACCGGGTAGCCAGGGCACCTGCATGCCGGCTAATAACACTTTGAAGCCCCAAGAGAAAGCTGAGGATCAGAGATGGACTCCTGCCAAATCTCCCATTCGGCCCTCAAGTTTCCACGGTGGTCAGGTGAAACTGACCACTTCTgtgtctgtggttaacacaaaaGACAGTCATCGGCTGTCTTTCCCCAGCCTGAAGACCACCACTACTTTCACATGGTGTTTCTTAATGAAGAGGAAACCTCTTCATGTTCCACAGACCGACCTGAAGACTTCAGCCTATGCCGTTTGGACTGTCAGCCCCAACAACCATAACCTTCTCGGGTTGCCCACCAAGGTGGTCATGTCTCTGTTTGACTCCAAGCAGACCTCCAAGAAAATACACTACACCTCGGCCATAAAAACGAGCGGGAAATCGGACATCCTGTCTTACTCGAGCAAGCTGAAAGACGTCATGCCCAGG CTGCCAATTACCCAGAAGTCTATATCAGTTGAAAGCAGAAGTAAAGTGCTACCAGAATCTCAGGCCAGCCACGAGTCAGACAAGGAGGTGGCGTCTAAAACCGAACCGAGACGGGTCAAAATATTCGATGGCGG ATACAAATCTAATGAAGAGTATATTTACGTTCGTGGGCGTGGACGCGGTAAATACATCTGTGAGGAATGTGGGATCCGCTGCAAGAAGCCGAGCATGCTACGCAAACACATCCGCACCCACTCCGACGTCCGGCCGTACCACTGTGTCCACTGCAACTTCTCCTTCAAGACAAAAG GGAATCTGACCAAGCACATGAAATCCAAGGCCCACAGTAAGAAATGCACGGAGATGGGGGTTCCTGCGGGTCTCATTGAGGATCAGGACGCGGAGGACTCAG GAGACCGGAGTCAGGTGAGCAGCGCTGACCGTCAAGATTCAGACGGGGACGACTCCGACGGCCCCGATGACGAGGAGAACGACGAcaacgaggaggaagaggaggacagccAGGCAGAGTCTGGCCTGTCTACCAACCCGTCTGTCTCCGCCAGCCCTCAGCACATCCCCACCAAAGAGGCTGAAGTCCCTCCTAGCGCCCTCCTAGCCCAGATGTCAATCAGCTCcgtctccctcgctctctcccaGCCTCCAGCTCCCGAATCCCACACGTCAGACTCCGAATCCGTCCCCATGATGAGCCCCGTGTCCCTGAGCAAGCAGATATCCATCTCTGGGTCCTGCTACATCTCCATGCCCCTCCCTTACTCCCCTCCGCCTGTCGCCATCATGTCAGACTCCTACACCTCAGACACAGAGTCAGTGCACATGATGAGCCCGGTGTCGCCGTGCAGGCAGATGTCCATCGACTACCCCGACTTTGACGTGCCCCCTAGTCCCCCAGTGCCAAGCAAGGGCTCCAAGCTAGGCCAG GACTCCTCCTCTGCACCTCCTGCCGTGGCAACCAGTGAATCGGGCATACCGGTGGACCGGAGCACTCAGACTTCCTTCTATGCCTCCCAAGGTCTCATGCACTTTCCCCCACAGGGTCTCTCCCACACACCCGGAACAGAGACCCAGACGCACCTGTTCAGTCACCTGCCCCTGCACTCCCAGCAGCCCTCCCGCTCCTCGTACAGCATGGTCCCGATCGGGGGGATTCAGTTTGTGCCCGCCGGCCTGGCGGCTTACTCCACCTTCGTACCGATCCAGGCCGGCCCCATGCAGCTCACCATCCCGGCGATGAGCGTCATCCACAGAAACACGAGCCCGCTAACGGCTCCCAACACTCCGCCCCATCCGGAGGGCTTGCACACCCAGCCGCTCGTGGTCCAGGAGCCGATCAGCAGCGTCATGCCCTGCTTCCCCTTAGGGCAGGTCGCCGGCCTACAGGCTCAAACGTTACAACCGTTAGGTCTGGAGACTCTAAACCTCATGGGGCTGACCAACACGGGCCTAGGATCCACCCAGCTGCTGCCCCAGCAAGGGCTCACCCTCAACGCCACCCTCGGGCTGCAGGTTTTAGCCGCCAACCCGACCTCCCAAAGCAGCACCGGCCCCCAGACGCACATCCCCGGTCTGCAGATACTCAACATCTCCCTGCCCGCCATCATTCCGTCTCTCAGCCCGCTCTCTGCCCTCAGTCCTCTCCCCGGGCTGTCGGAGAGGCAGGCCAGCCCCGAAGCTCCGGGAGCACATCCACCTCACAGCGAACATTGGCTCAGCTCCGTATGGAGCAGCATGTCCACGTCGCCGCCCGCCCCTTTTAAGGTGAGCAGCTGTACAGATGTGACCTCGGGCAGCAGAGCTAGCccgggaggtggaggtggaggtagCAGCAGAGCAGCGCTCACACAGACTGTCCAGAGGCCAGAAAGGGATAAATCCCCACAGCAGCGGCATCGATCACCGGCTCCTCAGAGACGAGCAGACAGCGCTAAGGAGTCGCCAGCGGAGGGAGCCGGCGATCCCGCACCTCCAAGACCGCCGTCAGTGACCAGCTGGCAGAAGGTAACCGATGACTATAACGAGGTATCCAGTGATGATGAAGACAGACTGGTCATTGCCACCTGA